One region of Lactobacillus johnsonii genomic DNA includes:
- a CDS encoding TIGR00730 family Rossman fold protein, translating into MIKKIAVYCGAREGNRPEYAKAAYNFGKKMAEHQIELVYGGGKFGLMRAVADGVLENGGIVHGIITEELKDRGAAYDKVQDFRIVPNMDKRKDTMMNLADGMVALPGSIGTLEEISQAISWTAIGDNAKPVAFYNYEGFYDYLDKLLKRMNQDDFLENIYLDAIYFGTDFDKILQFMEDYQAPAYRKY; encoded by the coding sequence ATGATTAAAAAGATTGCAGTATATTGCGGAGCACGGGAAGGCAATCGTCCTGAATATGCGAAAGCTGCTTATAATTTTGGTAAGAAAATGGCTGAACACCAAATTGAATTAGTTTATGGCGGCGGCAAGTTCGGCTTAATGCGGGCCGTTGCTGATGGCGTTTTAGAAAATGGCGGTATTGTCCATGGTATCATTACTGAAGAATTAAAGGATCGCGGAGCTGCTTACGATAAAGTACAGGATTTCCGTATAGTTCCTAATATGGATAAGCGAAAAGATACCATGATGAATCTAGCAGATGGAATGGTAGCTTTACCTGGAAGTATTGGAACTTTAGAAGAAATAAGTCAGGCCATTTCTTGGACTGCAATTGGTGACAATGCCAAGCCAGTAGCTTTTTATAATTATGAAGGTTTCTATGATTATCTAGATAAGCTCCTTAAGCGAATGAATCAAGATGATTTTTTGGAGAATATCTATTTAGATGCAATTTATTTTGGAACCGATTTTGATAAAATTCTGCAGTTTATGGAAGACTATCAAGCACCTGCTTATCGGAAGTATTAA
- a CDS encoding redox-sensing transcriptional repressor Rex yields the protein MDEIKIPKATARRLPLYYRYLIFLNDEGKEKVSSTELAEAVQVDSASIRRDFSYFGALGKRGYGYDVKNLLNFFKKILNQDTLTNVALVGVGNMGHALLNYNFKRTNNIRISAAFDINPEITGTIMSGVPVYDMSEMKKQLREQQITIAILCVPQTAAQKTANEMFDAGIKGIMNFTPLRLSAPSSVRVQNVDLATELQTLIYFLDSDKDKNKK from the coding sequence ATGGATGAAATTAAGATTCCTAAGGCTACCGCTAGACGCTTGCCACTTTATTACCGTTATTTGATATTTTTGAATGATGAAGGAAAAGAAAAAGTATCTTCAACGGAACTTGCTGAAGCTGTTCAGGTAGACAGTGCTTCAATTCGTCGAGACTTTTCTTATTTTGGTGCTTTAGGTAAGCGTGGATACGGTTATGACGTTAAGAACTTACTTAATTTCTTTAAAAAGATTTTAAATCAAGATACCTTAACCAATGTTGCCTTGGTCGGTGTTGGTAACATGGGTCATGCGCTTTTAAATTATAACTTTAAGCGTACTAATAATATCAGAATTAGTGCTGCTTTTGATATTAATCCTGAAATTACTGGAACAATTATGTCAGGTGTGCCCGTTTATGACATGAGTGAGATGAAGAAGCAATTGCGTGAGCAACAGATTACCATTGCTATTCTCTGTGTTCCTCAAACTGCCGCCCAAAAGACAGCTAATGAAATGTTTGATGCTGGAATTAAGGGAATTATGAACTTCACGCCGCTCCGTTTATCTGCTCCATCTAGCGTTCGGGTTCAAAATGTTGACTTAGCAACTGAACTGCAAACTTTAATTTACTTTTTGGACTCAGATAAAGATAAGAACAAAAAATAA
- a CDS encoding extracellular solute-binding protein codes for MKFRKKMLTLAAIGTALLAVGCSKTQTKESSSKIPTKITKNTTVTFWYSLTGSSEKALKKMTADFEKENPKIKIKLESQGGNYADLQSKLSSTMQSPDNLPTITQAYPGWLYNAAKQKMLVDLTPYVKNDDLGWGPYAKSNIKQALWNGAKINNTQYGVPFNKSVEVLFYNKTLLDQYNLKVPQTMGELKSASEKIYQKSDHQVTGAGFDALNNYYMLGMKEKGINFTKKINFSGKDSKEVIDYYADGVRKGYFMQAGTEKYMSTPFNSDKVAMFIGSTANEAYLKQGLKKEYQFGIAPRPSKVNAQQGTDIYMFNQASARQKSAAFKYLKFLTSKKEQFYWTKTTGYMPVNTQVLNSQAYKSLNTSKVPAILAETTKDLYFLPVTKNATPAYDQVQASMQAILADAKKKKNINPAIQTAKQKFDASWKQ; via the coding sequence ATGAAATTTAGAAAAAAGATGTTAACTCTTGCCGCAATTGGAACGGCACTTTTAGCAGTTGGATGCTCTAAGACTCAAACTAAGGAGTCTAGTAGCAAAATTCCGACTAAGATTACCAAGAATACTACGGTAACTTTTTGGTATTCATTAACCGGTTCTTCTGAAAAAGCCCTCAAGAAGATGACTGCGGACTTTGAAAAAGAAAATCCAAAAATCAAGATCAAGCTTGAAAGCCAAGGCGGTAATTATGCGGATCTTCAGTCTAAGCTTTCCTCAACAATGCAATCACCTGATAATTTGCCGACTATCACCCAGGCTTATCCAGGATGGTTGTATAATGCCGCTAAGCAAAAAATGCTAGTTGACCTCACTCCTTATGTTAAAAATGATGACCTTGGCTGGGGCCCCTATGCTAAAAGTAATATTAAGCAAGCACTTTGGAACGGCGCAAAAATTAACAATACTCAATACGGAGTCCCATTCAATAAGTCAGTTGAAGTACTTTTCTATAATAAGACTTTACTAGATCAATATAATCTCAAAGTTCCGCAAACAATGGGCGAGCTTAAGTCTGCTTCTGAAAAGATCTATCAAAAGAGTGACCATCAAGTAACTGGGGCTGGTTTTGATGCTTTAAACAATTACTATATGTTGGGGATGAAGGAAAAAGGCATCAACTTTACTAAGAAGATTAACTTTTCTGGTAAAGATTCAAAAGAAGTAATTGACTACTACGCTGATGGGGTTCGTAAGGGCTACTTCATGCAAGCTGGTACTGAAAAATATATGTCTACCCCATTTAATTCTGATAAGGTAGCAATGTTTATCGGTTCAACTGCTAATGAAGCATATCTAAAACAAGGCTTGAAGAAAGAATATCAATTTGGCATTGCCCCTCGTCCAAGCAAGGTTAATGCGCAACAAGGAACTGATATTTATATGTTTAACCAGGCTAGCGCTAGACAAAAGTCAGCTGCCTTCAAGTATCTAAAATTCTTGACCAGTAAGAAAGAACAATTCTACTGGACTAAAACTACCGGCTATATGCCAGTTAATACGCAAGTCCTAAACTCACAAGCTTACAAGTCACTTAATACAAGTAAAGTACCAGCAATCTTGGCTGAGACTACTAAAGACTTGTACTTCTTACCAGTAACTAAGAATGCCACACCTGCTTATGACCAAGTTCAAGCAAGTATGCAAGCAATCTTAGCTGATGCTAAAAAGAAGAAAAATATTAATCCAGCTATTCAGACTGCCAAGCAAAAATTTGATGCTAGCTGGAAACAATAA
- a CDS encoding ABC-F family ATP-binding cassette domain-containing protein translates to MIIAQAQDLEQRFGGNTIFSNISFSVPDNARIGLVGPNGAGKTTLLKIMTGQQEPTSGQFTINKGLKVGYIAQENGLDEEKTIWDEMLTVFNDLIEKNKKITKMQEQIADHPEDEDLLKRYDQLAYDFEQEGGFTYQAEIKSILNGFNFKENTWNKVIGTLSGGEKTRLAFVKLLLQKPPVLLLDEPTNYLDLDTLDWLEAFLKNYQGAIITVSHDQYFLDHLANQIFELNFGKLTTFKGNYSQYVKERELMDSQQEAAYEKQQEKIKKEEEFIQKNLVRASTTKRAQSRRKVLDKMERIKPPKHKQKVRINFTSERLSGKEVLIAKDLTIGYPDKVMVSDIDFQVNKNDRVAIIGPNGIGKSTLLKTIMKKLEPKDGSIKYGASLDIGYYDQELQSLDPSKTVLDTIWDRHKTMPEKDVRSILASFLFTAEDIDKTVGQLSGGQKARLTLTVLSLEKDNFLLMDEPTNHLDIEAKEVLEEALDNYDGTLLFVSHDRYFINELANKIISVRNGHAKIYNGNYSYYLDEKAKQAAAAQEAEAQKAETETTSSASQNKGKLSYQEQKARDSQKRKLERAVSDAEARIEKLETEEQEIQTEMANPDIAASFEKLGPLQEKLSAVQEQLEQANNDWENALEALDEFE, encoded by the coding sequence ATGATTATTGCACAAGCTCAAGACCTCGAACAACGTTTTGGAGGCAATACTATCTTTAGTAACATTTCTTTCTCGGTTCCTGACAATGCCAGAATCGGTCTTGTCGGACCTAACGGAGCTGGGAAGACTACCTTATTAAAGATCATGACTGGTCAACAAGAACCAACTAGTGGTCAATTTACTATCAATAAGGGATTGAAAGTCGGCTATATCGCCCAGGAAAATGGTCTCGATGAAGAAAAAACAATCTGGGATGAAATGCTTACTGTTTTTAATGATTTAATTGAAAAAAATAAAAAGATCACCAAAATGCAAGAGCAAATTGCCGACCATCCAGAAGATGAAGACTTGCTCAAGCGTTATGATCAATTAGCTTACGACTTTGAACAAGAAGGCGGCTTTACCTACCAAGCTGAAATTAAGAGTATTCTTAACGGATTCAATTTTAAGGAAAATACTTGGAATAAGGTAATTGGCACCCTTTCTGGCGGTGAAAAGACGAGACTTGCTTTTGTTAAATTGCTTTTGCAAAAGCCACCAGTATTATTACTTGACGAGCCTACTAACTACCTTGACTTAGACACTTTAGATTGGTTAGAAGCATTCTTGAAAAACTATCAAGGCGCAATTATTACTGTTTCTCACGACCAGTACTTCTTAGATCACTTAGCTAATCAAATTTTCGAATTAAACTTTGGCAAGCTGACTACTTTCAAGGGTAATTACAGCCAATACGTTAAAGAACGTGAATTGATGGATAGCCAGCAAGAAGCTGCTTATGAAAAGCAACAAGAAAAGATCAAAAAAGAAGAAGAATTCATCCAAAAGAACTTAGTTCGTGCTTCAACTACTAAACGTGCCCAAAGCCGGCGTAAAGTTTTGGACAAGATGGAGCGAATCAAGCCACCTAAGCACAAGCAAAAAGTTCGTATTAACTTTACTAGCGAACGTCTCTCTGGAAAAGAAGTACTGATCGCTAAAGATCTGACTATCGGCTATCCTGATAAAGTAATGGTTTCTGATATCGACTTCCAAGTCAACAAAAATGACCGCGTTGCTATTATCGGCCCTAACGGAATTGGTAAGTCTACCTTGCTCAAGACCATTATGAAAAAACTTGAACCAAAAGATGGCTCAATTAAATATGGCGCAAGCTTAGATATTGGTTATTATGATCAGGAGCTCCAAAGCTTAGATCCTTCAAAGACTGTTCTTGATACAATTTGGGATCGTCACAAGACAATGCCTGAAAAAGATGTCCGCTCTATTTTGGCTTCTTTCTTATTCACTGCCGAAGACATTGATAAGACAGTTGGTCAATTATCTGGTGGTCAAAAGGCTCGACTTACTCTAACTGTTTTGTCTCTTGAAAAAGACAATTTCTTATTAATGGACGAACCTACCAACCACTTAGATATTGAAGCTAAAGAAGTGCTTGAAGAAGCTTTAGATAATTACGACGGTACCCTGCTCTTTGTTTCTCACGATCGTTACTTCATTAATGAATTAGCTAACAAGATTATTTCTGTTCGCAACGGTCATGCTAAGATCTATAATGGTAATTATTCTTACTATTTAGATGAAAAGGCTAAGCAAGCTGCAGCTGCTCAAGAAGCGGAAGCACAAAAAGCAGAAACTGAAACTACTTCATCGGCTAGTCAAAATAAAGGTAAACTATCTTACCAAGAACAAAAGGCACGCGATTCTCAAAAACGTAAGTTAGAACGCGCTGTTAGTGATGCAGAAGCTAGAATTGAAAAGCTGGAAACAGAAGAGCAAGAAATTCAAACTGAGATGGCCAACCCTGATATTGCGGCTTCATTTGAAAAACTCGGTCCGCTTCAAGAAAAATTATCTGCTGTTCAGGAACAACTAGAGCAAGCAAATAATGACTGGGAAAATGCCTTAGAAGCATTAGATGAATTTGAATAA
- a CDS encoding GntR family transcriptional regulator, translated as MKEIPKYLLIADKIKHEIKTGEYNPNDQLPKEFDLANAYNVSRITIRNALSELERQDLIYRIQGAGTFVKDTEISSAVNSDRLELINLKKYKLKVTDFEVGQVDEKITKALELQPYDIVYTVRRAALSKQDVVAFQKICIPAKVIQGMNMEMLESSIYPLISQKIGLKPKKAVRDISLVHATSELVQKNKVQGKVEDNEPLLKWLQKSYLENGKPFEWNETYYRISKFSIKEAIIL; from the coding sequence GTGAAAGAAATTCCCAAGTATTTGTTAATTGCAGATAAGATTAAGCATGAAATTAAAACCGGAGAATACAATCCGAATGATCAATTACCCAAAGAATTTGATCTAGCAAATGCTTATAATGTCAGTAGAATTACAATTCGAAATGCACTTAGTGAACTAGAGCGCCAAGATTTAATTTATCGCATTCAAGGTGCTGGAACCTTTGTAAAAGATACTGAGATTTCAAGTGCAGTTAATTCTGATCGGCTAGAGCTAATCAATCTAAAGAAGTACAAGTTAAAAGTAACAGACTTTGAAGTAGGGCAAGTTGATGAAAAAATTACCAAGGCTTTAGAACTTCAACCATATGATATTGTCTATACGGTTAGACGGGCCGCTTTGAGTAAGCAAGATGTAGTTGCTTTTCAAAAAATTTGTATTCCAGCTAAAGTCATTCAAGGGATGAATATGGAGATGCTTGAAAGCTCAATTTATCCTTTAATTAGTCAAAAGATCGGTCTTAAGCCCAAGAAGGCTGTGCGTGATATTTCTTTAGTGCATGCTACTAGCGAGCTAGTTCAGAAAAATAAAGTTCAAGGTAAAGTTGAAGACAATGAACCTTTATTGAAATGGCTTCAAAAATCCTACTTAGAGAATGGTAAGCCTTTTGAATGGAATGAAACATATTATCGAATTAGTAAGTTTTCTATCAAAGAAGCAATTATTTTGTAA
- a CDS encoding PTS transporter subunit EIIC: MKDFTKSSGWKKFQNGFVRVAGKISGNRLLLTLRDTFVLVAATTMIAGFAIMIQNVIIDPMNGLIFGKQGLGLGKLIAGSWSNWEQSGFYNGLKTIANLIALVSNGTLNIFALLLVVIFSYEVSRKFFIDKAEHMTDVLFGLGAFFICIPWNFNYAIPNTKKTVDVLNYIDTQYLGTQGVFAAILISGFAVWIYNKIAQKNITIKLPDSVPPAVAQSFSSLIPGSITLGIFIILTGISTACTGKTMPALFLSVLQAPALAISRTGAFAFVSQFTWSLLQWFGIHPSSIWGAIFGMT, encoded by the coding sequence ATGAAAGACTTTACAAAATCGTCTGGATGGAAAAAATTTCAAAATGGCTTTGTTAGAGTAGCCGGGAAAATTTCTGGGAACAGACTGCTTTTAACTTTACGTGATACATTTGTCTTAGTGGCAGCAACAACAATGATCGCTGGTTTTGCGATTATGATTCAGAACGTCATTATCGACCCGATGAATGGATTAATTTTTGGTAAACAAGGATTAGGATTAGGAAAATTAATTGCCGGATCATGGAGTAATTGGGAACAGAGTGGTTTTTATAATGGCTTAAAAACCATTGCTAATTTAATTGCTTTGGTTTCTAATGGTACTTTAAATATTTTTGCCTTATTGTTAGTAGTTATTTTCTCATATGAAGTTTCAAGAAAATTCTTTATTGATAAGGCAGAACATATGACTGATGTCTTATTTGGATTAGGTGCCTTCTTTATTTGTATCCCTTGGAATTTTAATTATGCAATTCCTAATACTAAGAAGACAGTAGATGTCTTAAACTATATCGATACTCAATATTTGGGGACACAAGGTGTATTTGCGGCAATTTTAATTAGTGGATTTGCAGTTTGGATTTATAACAAGATTGCGCAAAAGAATATTACGATTAAATTACCAGATTCAGTTCCACCAGCTGTTGCTCAAAGTTTTTCTTCATTAATTCCTGGTTCAATTACCTTAGGAATCTTCATAATTTTAACTGGAATTAGTACCGCATGTACTGGTAAGACAATGCCAGCTTTATTCTTATCAGTTCTTCAAGCACCAGCTTTAGCAATTTCAAGAACAGGAGCTTTTGCCTTTGTTTCTCAATTTACTTGGAGTTTATTGCAGTGGTTTGGAATTCACCCAAGTTCAATTTGGGGAGCAATCTTTGGAATGACTTGA
- a CDS encoding PTS transporter subunit EIIC, with translation MLLVPFHFHQSLIASKRVGARKITKIALLPAIFNISEPITFGLPIVLNPIYFIPFVLAQPIGFYIALFFTKIGFIAPIVNNVPWTVPTLLSGLLYTGNIRGVIVQAICLIVTTLLYIPFVKIDNKLNAERIAMDEMDKANS, from the coding sequence TTGCTGCTGGTACCTTTTCACTTTCACCAGTCTTTAATTGCTTCAAAGCGTGTTGGTGCTAGAAAGATTACTAAGATTGCATTATTACCAGCTATCTTTAATATTTCTGAGCCAATAACTTTTGGCCTACCAATTGTATTAAATCCAATTTACTTTATCCCATTTGTTTTAGCACAACCAATTGGTTTCTATATTGCTCTCTTCTTTACAAAGATTGGCTTTATTGCTCCAATTGTAAATAATGTTCCATGGACTGTACCAACACTTTTATCAGGTTTACTTTATACTGGGAATATTCGTGGTGTGATTGTACAAGCAATTTGTTTAATTGTAACAACGCTACTCTATATTCCATTTGTAAAGATTGATAATAAATTAAATGCGGAAAGAATTGCCATGGATGAAATGGATAAGGCCAATTCATAG
- a CDS encoding helix-turn-helix domain-containing protein, producing MTIGEALYGERKKLGLTQENMVRGIINKGHYSKIERGLENISIDTLFRIILKHHIDISDFFNKVKDNYYTFEDKKAEELKQKIMYAFNNNQREELRIYLNEILDLKEHQIFKYRTVIAIASLENNLSDLSPSLKNKIITKFYERENWFENIGALQLFSDCMKIFTLEQLDYFLEQLLKHYQKHTYSENMQERIAIICNNYLCYCYKQKIGGSNIQNALSYLKKLESTGHFLLYKICYDLYFYLFEGNIEKADQIKKLLINCGYQDCIERWQI from the coding sequence ATGACCATTGGAGAAGCACTATATGGAGAGCGAAAAAAATTAGGATTAACGCAAGAAAATATGGTGAGGGGAATTATTAACAAAGGACATTATTCTAAGATTGAACGAGGATTAGAGAATATTTCAATTGATACATTGTTTAGGATTATTTTGAAACACCATATTGATATTAGTGATTTTTTCAATAAAGTGAAAGACAATTATTATACTTTTGAAGATAAAAAGGCTGAAGAATTAAAGCAAAAGATAATGTACGCTTTTAATAATAATCAAAGGGAAGAATTAAGAATATACTTAAATGAAATTTTGGATTTAAAAGAGCATCAGATTTTTAAATATCGAACAGTAATTGCTATTGCATCTTTAGAAAATAATTTGTCTGATTTAAGTCCATCTCTTAAAAATAAGATAATTACTAAATTTTACGAACGCGAAAATTGGTTTGAAAATATTGGAGCATTACAGTTATTTTCTGACTGTATGAAAATATTTACTTTGGAACAGTTAGATTATTTTCTTGAGCAACTGTTAAAGCATTATCAAAAACATACTTATTCTGAAAATATGCAAGAAAGAATAGCTATTATTTGCAATAATTATCTCTGCTATTGTTATAAGCAAAAAATAGGTGGAAGTAATATACAAAATGCATTGAGTTATTTGAAAAAACTGGAATCTACTGGTCATTTTCTGCTCTATAAAATATGTTATGATCTATATTTTTATTTATTTGAAGGCAATATAGAAAAAGCAGATCAAATAAAGAAATTGCTGATTAATTGTGGATATCAAGACTGTATTGAACGATGGCAAATTTAG